The nucleotide sequence ACGCGTCCCACTCGCCCGCCATGTACGACTCACCGAACCCGATGAGTCCGCCCGAGCCCAGCCGCGCGAACAACGCGTCCGCATCATGAATGATCATTCGCGGCAGTGAATCCGTACCGCTCCCCTGGCCCGCTATGCGGCCATCGGGGAATTCGACACGCAACGGGAGGCGCGACACCGCCCGGGTGAACAGACTGCGAGCCGCCCTTGACCGCACACCCTGTGCCCACCGTCGCGGAACCGACGCGACACCCGGCCACCGGTGCGGGTCGATGACGGTAGTGGTGCTGTCTGCGCGAGCGCAGCGCTCATCCTGAAATTCGACGCTCACTTAAACACCTTCCTGAGGGGACGGGGTGCCATTTCTGGGCTGAATTTGCAGGCCGCGGGCCCAGAGGCGGATGCCTTGCCAGCGGATCTGCAGAATGACGCGAAGGGGTGCCACTGGCAGCTCCCGCTGCACACGAAGCACCGACCGGCGTGTGATGTCTTCCCGTGTGCCACGCACTGACGCGACGAAGGGCGCTTCACCGGACCGGAGCAACACGATGTGGGCGGACAATTCACGATCTGGGAACGGCAGACGCAAGCGGTACTGGCCCGACACGTCGTTGAACGGGGAGACGTAGAACTCTTTCGGCGCGACGGTACCGCTCGGACCTGCAGCTTCAGGCCCGAGGACGTAACAGTGCCGCCCGCCGTAGGTGTTGTGCACTTCGGCGATCACGCACCGAAGTTCACCGTCACGCCCGTAACACCAGAAAACCGACAGCGGATTGAAGTTGACGCCCAGCACACGGGCGTTCGCGAGCATCCACACCTGGCCGCCGCGAACGTCGATTCCGCGGTCGAGTAGCAGACTGTTCACGTTCTCTCTGAGCGTGCGTGCTGGATCACCGAAATGATCCGCTGACGAGAACCGCGCGAACGGGCGCAGCCACCAGGGAAGAGCGGGAAGCCGATCGAGATCCACGAGCCACCAGCAGCTTCGGTAGATGAACTCATTGGCTAGCGGCGTCGAGCGTACGTGGCGAATTTCCGTGCGGTACAAGGCTCCGGGGTACCGGCGTGGCCCGCTGCGCTGCCGCGCAGGGCGTGCAGCGCGGGTCTCGATGGGGGCAGTCGTCACCACACACCGCCAAGATGCTCGGCGGCTCGCAGACCTGATGCGGCACCATCCTCGTGGAAACCCCAACCGTGATACGCACCCGCGAACGCCACACGACCCGAATTCAGCTTCGGCAGCCGCTGCTGTGCTGCGAGGGAACGCGGTGTGTACTGGGGGTGCTCGTACTCCATCTGGTCGATGACCGACTCATCGCGAATGAGGTCCTCACCCCCGAGGGTGACCATGTAGCGTCTGCCGTCGAGACTGCCCAGCCGCTGCAAACGCGTCATGTCGTAGCTGACGAGCACATTCTCGGGACGCGCGTCGCACGTGGGGATGCGGTAGTTCCAGGACGCACGCGCCCGTGGGAGCGTCGGCAGCACCGATTCATCAGTGTGCAGGCGTGCAAGGTTCGGCGTGTACGAGATCGCGCCGAGAACCTCACCGTGAGCCGCGGAAGGTTCCTTCAGCATCGCGAGGGCATCGGCTGGGTGGGTGGCGATCACGACCGCGTCATACGTCTCGGCGCCGTCCGCGTCATCGCGGATCTCTACCCCGGCCTCAGTCTCGTGGACCGTGCGGACGCCACAGCCGGTGCGGACCTCGCTCAGCGCCGCGGCGACTCTCGATACGTATTCGCGCGAGCCGCCCGTGACGGTTCGCCACGCGGGCGAGCCACTGACGCTGAGCATCCCGTGGTGGTCAAGGAAGGTGAAAAGGTAGCGTGCCGGGTACTGCAAAGCAGTGTCGGGGTTACATGACCACACCGCTGACACCAGCGGCGTCATGAAGTGATTCACGAAATACGGGGAGAACTGTCCGGTTTCGAGAAAAGCACCGAGGGTGACGTCAGGCGTGTCGTCGTCTGCGCTGTCGAGCACCTCCTGGGCAGCGCGGTGGAAGCGCTTCACCTCCAGCAGCATTCGCAAATAGCGTCCACGAGCTGCCATGCGCATCCCGGGGAACAGGCCGCCGGCTTTCTTGCCGCCCGCATACTCGAGTCCGCACCCGTCGCATCGCACGGACATGCTCATGTCGGTGGGTTGCGTTGTGATGCCCAGTTCACCGAACAAGCGGAGCAGAGTCGGGTAAGTGCGATCGTTATGGACGATGAACCCGGTGTCAATCGGAATTGTCCGTCCCGCGGCGGCAACCTCGTGTGTGTCGGCGTGGCCGCCGAGACGGTCGTCAACTTCGTACAGCGTCACGCGGGCGTTCTTCTGCAGCACCCACGCTGCTGTCAGACCCGCAACGCCACTCCCGACAACCGCGATGCGGCGGCGTGGATCAACTGGTTCCGACACTGCACTTCCTCCTGAGACAAACCTCGGCGCGTCTTCTACCGCGTTATTCGGAGCAGTCACGACAACGGATGGGCCAATCGCGATCTGTCCTGTTCTCGGTGATCACTGCGACGGTGCGAGCGAGGCGATCCGCAGTGCTTCCTCGCACACCCATGCGTGCCATCGGGCTGGGTGCCGCAGCATGAAATGTCCGGCGTTTTCGACCGGGGTCCACGAGGCGCGCACTCCACGGCGCGAGGCTGCGACAACTTCCCTGCGGGATGCGTCGGGACTGGTCCACCTGTCGGCTGTCCCATGCAGGACAGCGAGGTGCTGCGCCGACCGGAATAGGTAGCCTTCACCGCCGGGCCACCATGGTGCGAGTGCGACAACACCCAGGACGTCGGGCTCCGCCGCAAGGTGAGCAGCAACCCGCCCGCCCATCGAGTGCCCGACCAAGACGATTGGCGCACCGGGCCTTTCCCTGCGTACATCGGCCATCACGCGGCGAACGTCCGTGATCGCCGATGAACCCCCGCGATTCCATCCGCGTACCTGGTACTGGACCTGAACGACGTGGATGCCTGAGTCGGCTCCCGCTTCCCGTATCGCGGACGTGAAAGGCCGCATCCGCACGGACGACAGATGCCAGGGTCGTGCGCGCTGCAGACTATTCGGCTTCCCGCCGGGGAGGACGAGAACGGTTGCGGTCATACCCATCATTCGGGCCAGAAACCGCTGCGGCTTGGGCAGTGTGTCGGTCAGCACATTCGGAGCGCGCGCCGGAACACGACACATTCGAGGGAACTTTCCTCAGTAATGAGGGAAATTTGAGGGAGAGGGATGCTGCCAAATGTGGGTCCGGGTTCGCTGCACTGTTCGGACCTCACTACGCTTGGTAGGTCCGAAGTGCGAACGAAGGAGCCAGCAATGGGTAACCAGCCCGACACCACTCAGCGGCACCGCGTCGTCGTCATCGGGTCCGGCTTTGGTGGCTTGTTCGCGACCCAGAAGCTGAAGCGGGCCGATGTCGAAGTGACGCTTATTGCCCGCACCACGCATCACCTTTTCCAGCCGCTGCTTTATCAAGTGGCCACCGGAATTCTGTCCGTCGGTGAGATCGCCGCACCCACCCGCGTCGTTCTGCGCAAACAGCGTAATGCGCAGGTCCTGATGGGCGAAGTGATCGACATCGATGTGAAGAACCAGACGGTCACCTCAGAGCAGTTCGGCCGCACCACTGTGACCGGCTTCGACAGCTTGATCGTCGCGGCTGGTGCTGAGCAGTCGTATTTCGGGAATGACCACTTCGCGAAGTTCGCACCGGGCATGAAAACGGTCGATCACGCGCTTGAGTTGCGGGGCAAGATCCTCAGCGCGTTCGAGCTTGCGGAACTCTCGACTGATCCCGCCGAGCACGAGAAGCTACTGACATTCGTCGTCGTCGGCGCAGGCCCGACCGGTGTCGAGATGGCCGGACAGATTGCCGAACTGGCGCGCGACACGCTCGTCGGAACCTTCCGGCACATTGATCCAGGTGAGGCACGGATCATCTTGCTCGACGCAGCTCCGCAGGTACTGCCGCCGTTCGGGGAAAAGCTCGGTTCCAAGGCGCACCGGCGGCTCGAGAAGCTCGGCGTCGAGATCATGCTCAACACTTTTGTCACCGATGTCGACGAGAACGGCATCGTCATCAAGGACGCCGAGGGCAACCAACAGCGCATAACGGCGTACTGCAAACTGTGGGCCGCAGGTGTCGCGGCGAGCCCGCTGGGGAAGATCCTCTCCGATCAGACGGGTACTGAGATCGACCGCGCCGGTCGTGTGATGGTGAAACCTGACCTCAGCATCGAGGGGAACCCGAACATCTTCGTCGTGGGCGACATGATGTCGCTCGACAAGCTTCCCGGTGTCGCGCAGGTCGCGATTCAGGGTGGCCGTTATGCCGCTAAGACCATCAAGCAGGAGCTGAAGGCGGAGAAGAAGGGCGAACCAGCACCGGAGCGGAAGCCGTTCAAGTACTTCAACAAGGGCAATATGGCTGCGGTGTCGAAGTACAGCGCGGTCGCCCAGGTCGGAAGAATCAACATCAGCGGCTTCCTTGGGTGGCTGATGTGGCTCGCCGTGCACCTCGTCTACATCGTCGGCTTCAAGAGCCGTGCGGCGACGCTCTTTTCGTGGACCGTGACGTTCCTGACGAACTCACGCGCGCAGCTCACGGTGACCGAGCAGTGGATGACCGCCCGGCTTGCGATCGATCATCTTGAGGAGATCGAGGCAAAAAAGTCGGCGGACAAGGATAAGACCGCGGCCGACAAGCGCGCGGCGAGCTAACCGCTCCCCGAGGGTTCCGCCTCCCCTGGCCCCGGGACTGCCTGTGGCCAGGGCAGCGCTCTCAGCTCGCCCCGAGCCGCGCGGCGTCGGTGACGTTCTGCAGGCGGACGTGACCGCGTGCGATCAATTTGTGCTGGTCGTCAGTGATATTCACGAGCCACAACTGCTGCAGGCGGCCGCGATGCATCGGAATCGCATGTGCATGCAGAGTGCCCTCACGGACGGCTCGAAGGAAGTCGGTGTTGTTGTTGACGCCGACGACGTGACCGCGGTCGCCCAGCCATGCACTACCCGCGAGGCTCGCAACGGTTTCGACTACAGCGCAATACACGCCACCGTGGACCAGACCTGCGGGCTGATGCATATCAGGACGGATCCGCCAGTGCGCGCGCACTGAGTCGGGGGTGATCTCTGTGAAGCGGAGACCAAGGTACTCGCCCATCCCGCGGCTGAGTACCTCCTCGAGGCGCTCGTAGAACTCCGGGTCCGTTACGGCAGTTTCCGTTATTTCCTCGCCAGATGGGGTCATCAGGCCTCCCTTGTCGAGATGGCGTCGTGTGTCTGGGTGCCGGTCACGGGACCACCCTAGGACGCATCCTGTCACAGACCACACGAAAACCGGGTGAAGACAAAGAGGTGGGCCCTGCGCGTGATATCGCACAGGGCCCACCATGGCATGGACCGGATGTATCTGCAGCCCTCAGTACACCGCTCGGTCCTGTATCGGTCTGTCGTCGGCTCCAGCGGAACCTTCTGCCAAAACATTAGGTGAGGCTTTCCTAATTAGCAACCCGCGACCTCGTTTCCATGGTGTGATTGCTGTCACATTCATGCTGAAGCGGGAATAGTCGGCAGCACAGCACCCGGA is from Hoyosella subflava DQS3-9A1 and encodes:
- a CDS encoding NAD(P)/FAD-dependent oxidoreductase, coding for MGNQPDTTQRHRVVVIGSGFGGLFATQKLKRADVEVTLIARTTHHLFQPLLYQVATGILSVGEIAAPTRVVLRKQRNAQVLMGEVIDIDVKNQTVTSEQFGRTTVTGFDSLIVAAGAEQSYFGNDHFAKFAPGMKTVDHALELRGKILSAFELAELSTDPAEHEKLLTFVVVGAGPTGVEMAGQIAELARDTLVGTFRHIDPGEARIILLDAAPQVLPPFGEKLGSKAHRRLEKLGVEIMLNTFVTDVDENGIVIKDAEGNQQRITAYCKLWAAGVAASPLGKILSDQTGTEIDRAGRVMVKPDLSIEGNPNIFVVGDMMSLDKLPGVAQVAIQGGRYAAKTIKQELKAEKKGEPAPERKPFKYFNKGNMAAVSKYSAVAQVGRINISGFLGWLMWLAVHLVYIVGFKSRAATLFSWTVTFLTNSRAQLTVTEQWMTARLAIDHLEEIEAKKSADKDKTAADKRAAS
- a CDS encoding PaaI family thioesterase, which encodes MGEYLGLRFTEITPDSVRAHWRIRPDMHQPAGLVHGGVYCAVVETVASLAGSAWLGDRGHVVGVNNNTDFLRAVREGTLHAHAIPMHRGRLQQLWLVNITDDQHKLIARGHVRLQNVTDAARLGAS
- a CDS encoding DUF1365 domain-containing protein produces the protein METRAARPARQRSGPRRYPGALYRTEIRHVRSTPLANEFIYRSCWWLVDLDRLPALPWWLRPFARFSSADHFGDPARTLRENVNSLLLDRGIDVRGGQVWMLANARVLGVNFNPLSVFWCYGRDGELRCVIAEVHNTYGGRHCYVLGPEAAGPSGTVAPKEFYVSPFNDVSGQYRLRLPFPDRELSAHIVLLRSGEAPFVASVRGTREDITRRSVLRVQRELPVAPLRVILQIRWQGIRLWARGLQIQPRNGTPSPQEGV
- a CDS encoding alpha/beta hydrolase, producing MCRVPARAPNVLTDTLPKPQRFLARMMGMTATVLVLPGGKPNSLQRARPWHLSSVRMRPFTSAIREAGADSGIHVVQVQYQVRGWNRGGSSAITDVRRVMADVRRERPGAPIVLVGHSMGGRVAAHLAAEPDVLGVVALAPWWPGGEGYLFRSAQHLAVLHGTADRWTSPDASRREVVAASRRGVRASWTPVENAGHFMLRHPARWHAWVCEEALRIASLAPSQ
- a CDS encoding NAD(P)/FAD-dependent oxidoreductase; this encodes MSEPVDPRRRIAVVGSGVAGLTAAWVLQKNARVTLYEVDDRLGGHADTHEVAAAGRTIPIDTGFIVHNDRTYPTLLRLFGELGITTQPTDMSMSVRCDGCGLEYAGGKKAGGLFPGMRMAARGRYLRMLLEVKRFHRAAQEVLDSADDDTPDVTLGAFLETGQFSPYFVNHFMTPLVSAVWSCNPDTALQYPARYLFTFLDHHGMLSVSGSPAWRTVTGGSREYVSRVAAALSEVRTGCGVRTVHETEAGVEIRDDADGAETYDAVVIATHPADALAMLKEPSAAHGEVLGAISYTPNLARLHTDESVLPTLPRARASWNYRIPTCDARPENVLVSYDMTRLQRLGSLDGRRYMVTLGGEDLIRDESVIDQMEYEHPQYTPRSLAAQQRLPKLNSGRVAFAGAYHGWGFHEDGAASGLRAAEHLGGVW